The Pseudomonas baetica genome includes a region encoding these proteins:
- the ispE gene encoding 4-(cytidine 5'-diphospho)-2-C-methyl-D-erythritol kinase: MTAPRLTLPSPAKLNLMLHILGRREDGYHELQTLFQFVDYGDEITFAVRDDGVIRLHTEFADVPHDSNLIVRAAKILQEQSDCSLGIDIWIDKVLPMGGGIGGGSSNAATTLLGLNYLWQLGWDEDRLAALGLALGADVPVFVRGHAAFAEGVGEKLTPVDPEEPWYLVLVPQVSVSTAEIFSDPLLTRNTPPIKVRPVPEGNSRNDCLPVVARRYPEVRNALDLLGKFTEAKLTGTGSCVFGGFPSKAEADKVSALLTETFTGFVAKGSNISMLHRKLQSLL, encoded by the coding sequence ATGACCGCTCCACGCCTGACCCTGCCGTCGCCGGCCAAACTCAACCTGATGCTGCACATTCTCGGTCGCCGTGAAGACGGTTATCACGAGTTGCAGACGCTGTTTCAGTTTGTCGATTACGGCGATGAAATCACTTTTGCCGTGCGCGATGACGGCGTGATCCGCCTGCACACCGAGTTCGCCGACGTGCCCCACGACAGCAACCTGATCGTGCGCGCGGCGAAAATATTGCAGGAACAATCCGACTGTTCACTTGGCATCGATATCTGGATCGACAAGGTTCTGCCCATGGGTGGCGGCATCGGTGGCGGCAGTTCGAATGCGGCGACCACTTTGCTGGGCCTCAATTATTTGTGGCAGTTGGGTTGGGATGAAGATCGACTCGCCGCACTGGGCTTGGCGCTCGGAGCCGACGTGCCGGTTTTCGTCCGTGGCCACGCGGCGTTTGCCGAGGGCGTGGGCGAAAAACTCACCCCGGTCGACCCTGAAGAACCGTGGTATCTGGTGCTCGTGCCGCAAGTCTCTGTAAGTACGGCAGAAATTTTTTCCGATCCTTTGTTGACACGTAACACGCCGCCCATTAAAGTGCGCCCCGTTCCCGAGGGAAACAGTCGAAATGACTGCTTGCCGGTGGTTGCAAGGCGTTATCCAGAAGTACGTAACGCATTGGATTTGTTAGGTAAATTTACCGAAGCAAAGCTCACCGGAACTGGAAGTTGTGTGTTTGGGGGCTTCCCAAGCAAAGCTGAAGCTGATAAAGTCTCGGCCCTTCTGACAGAGACCTTTACAGGGTTTGTAGCAAAAGGAAGCAACATTTCGATGTTGCATCGCAAGCTGCAAAGTCTGCTCTAA
- a CDS encoding tetratricopeptide repeat protein produces the protein MNRSSALLLAFVFLSGCQALAPVAPDGTPSVEDTTPAPEKPKVYSSFSEETVFSLLSAELAGQRNRFDIALDNYVTQAINTQDPGVSERAFRIAEYLGADQPALDTALIWAKNAPDDLEAQRAAAVQLARAGRYDDSMVYMEKVLQGKGDTHFDFLALSAADTDQETRNGLMKSFDRLLQRHPNNSQLIFGKALLLQQDGDNKAALALLEDNPPDDGEIAPILLRARLLQLLSRGDEALPLLKKNIKKYPDDKRLRLTYARMLVEQDRMDDAKAEFSSLVQQYPEDDELRYSLALVCLEAKAWDEAKGYLEDLIARESHVDSAHLNLGRIAEERNDPQGALIEYAQVGPGNDYLPAQLRQADILMNNGKTAEAQSKLATERDEQPDYAVQLYLIESETLSANKQDDKAWKVLQQALLQYPDDLNLLYTRAMLAEKRNDLAQMEKDLRLIIKRDPDNAMALNALGYTLSDRTTRYAEAKALIEQAHKINPEDPAVLDSLGWVNYRMGNLDDAEKYLRQALERFPDHEVAAHLGEVLWTKGNQREAKQIWGKFLKDQPDSTILRSTIKRLTGSETL, from the coding sequence ATGAATAGATCCTCCGCGTTGCTCCTTGCTTTTGTCTTCCTCAGCGGCTGCCAGGCCCTGGCCCCCGTTGCGCCGGACGGTACGCCGTCGGTCGAAGACACCACGCCCGCGCCTGAAAAGCCAAAGGTTTACAGCTCGTTCAGCGAAGAAACCGTGTTCAGCCTGCTGAGCGCCGAACTCGCCGGCCAGCGCAATCGTTTCGACATTGCCCTGGACAACTACGTGACCCAGGCCATCAACACTCAGGATCCGGGCGTCTCCGAGCGTGCATTCCGTATCGCCGAGTACCTGGGCGCCGATCAACCGGCCCTCGATACCGCGCTGATCTGGGCGAAAAACGCCCCGGACGACCTCGAAGCGCAACGCGCCGCCGCCGTGCAACTGGCACGTGCCGGGCGTTACGACGACTCGATGGTCTATATGGAGAAAGTCCTGCAAGGCAAGGGCGATACCCATTTCGACTTCCTCGCACTGTCGGCGGCCGATACCGATCAGGAAACCCGCAACGGCCTGATGAAAAGTTTCGACCGTCTGCTGCAGCGTCACCCGAACAACAGCCAGCTGATTTTCGGCAAAGCCCTGCTCTTGCAACAGGATGGCGACAACAAAGCCGCCCTGGCCCTGCTCGAAGACAATCCGCCGGATGACGGCGAAATCGCGCCGATCCTGCTGCGTGCACGCCTGCTTCAACTGTTGAGCCGTGGCGACGAAGCCTTGCCGCTGCTGAAAAAGAACATCAAAAAATACCCGGACGACAAGCGCCTGCGCCTGACTTACGCGCGCATGCTGGTTGAACAGGACCGGATGGACGACGCCAAGGCCGAGTTCTCCAGCCTCGTTCAGCAATACCCGGAAGACGATGAACTGCGTTACTCGCTGGCTCTGGTCTGCCTGGAAGCCAAGGCCTGGGATGAGGCCAAAGGTTATCTGGAAGACCTGATCGCCCGGGAAAGTCATGTCGATTCGGCGCACCTGAACCTCGGTCGCATCGCTGAAGAGCGTAACGACCCGCAGGGCGCGTTGATCGAATATGCCCAGGTCGGCCCCGGTAATGATTATCTGCCTGCGCAATTACGTCAGGCCGATATTCTGATGAACAACGGCAAGACCGCCGAAGCACAAAGCAAACTGGCAACCGAGCGTGACGAACAACCGGATTACGCGGTCCAGTTGTACCTCATCGAATCGGAAACCCTGTCGGCCAACAAACAGGACGACAAGGCCTGGAAAGTCTTGCAGCAAGCCTTGCTGCAATACCCGGACGATCTGAACCTGCTGTACACCCGGGCCATGCTGGCGGAAAAACGCAATGACCTGGCGCAGATGGAAAAAGACCTGCGCCTGATCATCAAGCGTGATCCGGACAACGCCATGGCGCTGAACGCTTTGGGCTACACCCTGTCTGACCGTACGACCCGCTACGCTGAAGCCAAGGCACTCATCGAGCAGGCACACAAGATCAATCCGGAAGACCCGGCGGTACTCGACAGCCTTGGCTGGGTGAACTATCGCATGGGCAATCTGGACGACGCCGAAAAATATCTGCGTCAGGCGCTGGAGCGTTTCCCGGACCACGAAGTCGCCGCACATTTGGGCGAAGTGTTGTGGACCAAGGGCAACCAGCGCGAAGCCAAACAAATCTGGGGCAAATTCCTCAAGGATCAGCCCGACAGCACCATTCTGCGCAGCACCATCAAGCGCCTGACCGGATCAGAGACTCTTTAA
- the ychF gene encoding redox-regulated ATPase YchF, with protein MGFNCGIVGLPNVGKSTLFNALTKSGIAAENFPFCTIEPNSGIVPMPDPRLEALAAIVNPKRILPTTMEFVDIAGLVAGASKGEGLGNKFLANIRETDAIAHVVRCFEDENVIHVSNSVDPKRDIEIIDLELIFADLDSCEKQLQKVARNAKGGDKDAVVQKALLEQLIAHFTEAKPARSLMKNMSTDEKAVIKGFHLLTTKPVMYIANVAEDGFENNPHLDVVRAIAEEEGAIVVPVCNKIEAEIAELDDGEEKDMFLEALGLEEPGLNRVIRAGYEMLHLQTYFTAGVEEVRAWTVKVGATAPQAAGVIHTDFEKGFIRAEVIAYNDFIQYKGEAGTKEAGKWRLEGKDYIVKDGDVMHFRFNV; from the coding sequence ATGGGATTCAATTGCGGCATCGTCGGCCTGCCTAACGTCGGCAAGTCCACCCTGTTCAACGCCCTGACCAAATCCGGGATCGCGGCCGAGAACTTCCCCTTCTGCACCATCGAGCCCAATAGCGGCATCGTGCCGATGCCGGATCCGCGTCTGGAAGCCTTGGCGGCCATCGTCAATCCGAAGCGCATCCTGCCGACCACCATGGAGTTCGTCGACATCGCAGGCCTGGTAGCCGGCGCCTCGAAAGGTGAAGGCCTGGGCAACAAGTTCTTGGCCAACATCCGTGAAACCGACGCCATCGCTCACGTCGTACGCTGCTTCGAAGACGAAAACGTGATCCACGTTTCCAACAGCGTCGACCCGAAACGCGACATCGAAATCATCGACCTGGAACTGATCTTCGCCGACCTCGACAGCTGCGAGAAGCAACTGCAGAAAGTCGCGCGTAACGCCAAGGGCGGTGACAAGGACGCTGTGGTTCAGAAGGCTCTGCTGGAGCAACTGATCGCGCACTTCACCGAAGCCAAGCCGGCACGCAGCCTGATGAAGAACATGAGCACTGACGAAAAGGCAGTGATCAAGGGCTTCCACCTGCTGACCACCAAACCGGTCATGTACATCGCCAACGTCGCTGAAGACGGTTTCGAGAACAACCCGCACCTGGACGTGGTTCGCGCCATCGCCGAAGAAGAAGGCGCCATAGTTGTTCCGGTCTGCAACAAGATCGAAGCAGAAATCGCCGAGCTGGATGACGGCGAAGAGAAAGACATGTTCCTCGAGGCCCTGGGCCTGGAAGAGCCTGGCCTGAACCGCGTGATCCGCGCCGGCTACGAAATGCTGCACCTGCAGACCTACTTCACCGCCGGTGTTGAAGAAGTCCGCGCCTGGACCGTCAAAGTCGGCGCCACCGCACCTCAGGCTGCCGGCGTGATCCACACCGACTTCGAGAAAGGCTTCATCCGCGCCGAAGTCATCGCCTACAACGACTTCATCCAGTACAAGGGCGAAGCCGGCACCAAAGAAGCCGGTAAATGGCGCCTGGAAGGCAAGGACTACATCGTTAAAGACGGCGACGTGATGCACTTCCGCTTCAACGTCTAA
- the lolB gene encoding lipoprotein insertase outer membrane protein LolB, protein MFLRHVIVFSFIALLAGCAGFGARESVEGHGSPAQWAANKQQLTGLDGWQIDGKIGIRAPKDSGSGTLFWLQRQDYYDIRLSGPLGRGAARLTGRPGKVSLEVANQGRYESQSPEALLEEQLGWKLPVSNLAWWVRGLPAPDSKSRLSLDADSRLANLEQDGWKVEYTAYTEQNGYWLPERIKLHGTDLDVTLVIKTWQPRKLGQ, encoded by the coding sequence ATGTTTTTGCGCCACGTTATTGTTTTCAGCTTCATCGCCCTGCTCGCCGGTTGCGCGGGCTTCGGCGCTCGTGAATCGGTCGAGGGCCACGGCAGCCCCGCTCAATGGGCCGCGAACAAACAGCAACTGACCGGCCTCGATGGCTGGCAGATTGACGGCAAGATCGGCATCCGTGCCCCGAAAGACTCCGGTAGCGGCACGTTGTTCTGGCTGCAACGTCAGGACTATTACGACATTCGTCTGTCGGGTCCGCTGGGCCGTGGCGCGGCACGCCTGACCGGGCGTCCGGGCAAGGTGTCGCTGGAAGTGGCCAATCAGGGCCGCTACGAATCGCAGTCGCCGGAAGCGCTGCTCGAAGAACAGCTTGGCTGGAAACTGCCGGTTTCGAACCTCGCCTGGTGGGTCCGTGGCCTGCCGGCACCGGACAGCAAAAGCCGTTTGAGCCTGGATGCCGACAGCCGCCTGGCCAACCTTGAACAGGATGGCTGGAAAGTCGAGTACACCGCCTACACCGAACAAAATGGTTACTGGTTGCCCGAGCGCATCAAGCTGCATGGCACTGACCTGGACGTGACGCTGGTGATCAAGACCTGGCAACCGCGCAAACTGGGGCAATAA
- a CDS encoding MFS transporter, translating to MAISNAQTAAASAPAAPQSSPLVMRIIGAVALAHLINDLIQSVLPSIYPMLKANYGLTFTQVGLITLTFQLTASLLQPWVGYHTDRHPKPWLLPAGSICTLIGIVMMSMVGSFPLILLAAALIGIGSSTFHPEASRIARLASGGRFGLAQSTFQVGGNAGSAFGPLLAAAIIIPFGQGNVAWFGLFAVFALFVLYRISRWYAHHLNLFKLKAGQAATHGLSKGRVTSALVVLGLLVFSKYFYMASLTSYFTFYLIEKFDLSVASSQLHLFLFLGAVAAGTFFGGPIGDKIGRKAVIWFSILGVAPFTLLMPHVDLFWTTVLSVVIGFILASAFSAIVVYAQELVPGNVGMIAGVFFGLMFGFGGIGAALLGHLADVHGIEYVYFLCSFLPLFGVLAIFLPRTKKT from the coding sequence ATGGCTATCAGCAACGCTCAGACCGCCGCTGCTTCGGCGCCCGCGGCTCCCCAAAGCAGTCCACTGGTGATGCGTATCATCGGCGCGGTGGCGCTGGCGCATTTGATCAACGACCTGATCCAGTCGGTGCTGCCGTCGATCTACCCGATGCTCAAGGCCAATTACGGCCTGACCTTTACTCAGGTCGGCCTGATCACTTTGACCTTTCAACTGACTGCCTCGTTGTTGCAGCCGTGGGTCGGTTATCACACCGATCGGCATCCGAAGCCGTGGCTATTGCCGGCCGGTTCGATCTGCACGCTGATTGGCATCGTGATGATGTCGATGGTCGGCAGTTTTCCATTGATTCTGCTGGCGGCGGCGCTGATCGGTATCGGCTCCTCGACGTTTCACCCGGAGGCGTCGCGGATTGCGCGGCTGGCCTCAGGGGGGCGTTTCGGTCTGGCGCAATCGACCTTCCAGGTGGGTGGTAACGCCGGTTCCGCATTTGGTCCGTTGCTGGCGGCAGCGATCATCATTCCGTTCGGTCAGGGCAATGTGGCGTGGTTCGGTTTGTTCGCGGTATTTGCGCTGTTCGTGCTGTACCGCATCAGTCGCTGGTACGCCCATCACTTGAACCTGTTCAAGCTCAAGGCAGGCCAGGCGGCGACTCACGGGCTATCGAAGGGCAGGGTGACCAGTGCGTTGGTGGTGCTCGGTTTGCTGGTGTTTTCCAAGTATTTCTACATGGCCAGTCTCACGAGCTATTTCACGTTCTACCTGATCGAGAAGTTCGATTTGTCGGTGGCCAGCTCGCAGTTGCACTTGTTCCTGTTTCTTGGCGCGGTGGCGGCGGGGACCTTCTTCGGTGGGCCGATTGGCGACAAGATCGGACGTAAGGCAGTGATCTGGTTTTCGATCCTCGGCGTGGCGCCGTTTACGCTGCTCATGCCCCATGTCGATCTGTTCTGGACGACCGTCCTCAGCGTGGTGATCGGCTTCATCCTTGCTTCGGCATTCTCGGCGATCGTTGTGTACGCTCAAGAGCTGGTACCGGGCAATGTCGGGATGATCGCCGGGGTGTTCTTTGGTCTGATGTTTGGTTTCGGCGGGATTGGCGCGGCGTTGCTCGGGCATCTGGCGGATGTACACGGGATTGAGTACGTGTATTTCCTTTGCTCGTTCCTGCCACTATTTGGCGTACTGGCGATTTTCCTGCCACGCACCAAAAAGACCTGA
- a CDS encoding 50S ribosomal protein L25/general stress protein Ctc — protein MNDFTLNAEVRSDLGKGASRRLRRLAALVPAVVYGGEKAPESISMLAKEVAKLLENEAAYSHIIELNVGGTKQNVIIKALQRHPAKGHVMHADFVRVVAGQKLTAIVPVHFINEAAPVKKGGEISHVVAEIEVTCLPKDLPEFIEVDLANAEIGSIIHLSDLKAPKGVEFVALAHGDDKAVANVHAPRVAPEATEEGAAE, from the coding sequence ATGAACGATTTTACTCTGAATGCTGAAGTGCGTTCCGACCTGGGGAAAGGTGCGAGCCGCCGCCTGCGTCGTCTCGCCGCTCTGGTTCCAGCTGTTGTTTACGGTGGCGAAAAAGCCCCTGAATCCATCAGCATGCTGGCCAAAGAAGTTGCCAAACTGCTCGAAAACGAAGCGGCTTACAGCCACATCATCGAGCTGAACGTTGGCGGCACCAAGCAAAACGTAATCATCAAAGCTCTGCAACGTCACCCGGCCAAAGGCCACGTGATGCACGCTGACTTCGTACGCGTTGTAGCTGGCCAGAAACTGACCGCTATCGTTCCTGTGCACTTCATCAACGAAGCTGCTCCAGTGAAGAAAGGCGGCGAGATTTCGCACGTTGTTGCTGAAATCGAAGTAACTTGCCTGCCGAAAGATCTGCCTGAGTTCATCGAAGTCGACCTGGCTAACGCTGAAATCGGTTCGATCATTCACCTCTCGGACCTCAAAGCTCCGAAAGGCGTTGAATTCGTTGCTCTGGCACACGGCGATGACAAGGCTGTTGCCAACGTCCACGCTCCACGTGTTGCTCCAGAAGCTACCGAAGAAGGCGCAGCAGAGTAA
- a CDS encoding methyl-accepting chemotaxis protein, which yields MQAFLSPGIKLLGRFGFAGKFQLLFLLFILPLAGSLLMIGQDYRDKLNLISGERAGVRQLLALDALDNLLAAQRDRAARWRATETNRQPTPATLAAMGAFDAVQPAVLQATTDLGNALKNEGAQGETLTRYQALQTALNGLDSKSLSSVGWWPDGYDRFTNALSALQALREQIVMDNRLTLAPWLETYLLTQISTQHAPDLIERVGRLAAVGQASVVSGQFTLQSRLQLRDLRSRIGDAREQLVKTATLLEARLPKDQQSWASQYHDSLKHLDSGLKVLDDGVFGGSINLKPDDFERSLDALLTDLAALRQQSLVSLDQRLDAYHGSAIRQFILVAAIFGCLLLAALYLFICLQASIRRSASGITLLAEALRDGNLSLQVPVVGRDELAAISTALNVAVVQLRSSMLGVDHETSQLSNAVRSLNEHSSGALSEVEAQQLQISQIAAAATQLAATSQGVAQSCEQASGSAQHTRRIAADSSRDSQRTTASIQQLNQRLNETAAALGRVSEQGQQIQLVVDTIRGVAEQTNLLALNAAIEAARAGEQGRGFAVVADEVRSLSQRTQSSTAQIASTVDSLRATVNEAVSLMEAACGQAQTDAESVTGLGERLGEIACAVQSVTDTLAQIATAVEEQASTADEVSGNIQQVDQAAVRLLEGARAVNLAADTLSQGSHALSANTARFQLR from the coding sequence ATGCAGGCTTTCCTTTCACCGGGGATCAAATTGCTGGGGCGGTTTGGCTTCGCAGGTAAATTCCAGTTGTTGTTTCTGCTGTTCATTCTGCCGTTGGCCGGCAGCCTGTTGATGATCGGCCAGGACTATCGCGACAAGCTCAATCTGATTTCCGGCGAACGTGCCGGTGTACGGCAGTTGCTCGCACTCGATGCGCTGGACAACTTGCTCGCCGCGCAACGTGACCGCGCCGCCCGTTGGCGCGCCACCGAAACCAATCGCCAACCGACGCCGGCGACGCTTGCCGCCATGGGCGCGTTCGATGCAGTACAACCGGCTGTTCTGCAAGCCACCACAGACTTGGGCAACGCTCTGAAAAATGAAGGAGCGCAAGGCGAAACCCTCACCCGTTATCAAGCGCTGCAAACCGCACTCAATGGTCTGGATTCGAAAAGCCTGAGCAGCGTCGGTTGGTGGCCGGACGGTTACGACCGTTTCACCAATGCGCTGAGCGCTCTGCAAGCGTTGCGCGAGCAGATCGTCATGGACAATCGCCTGACCCTCGCACCGTGGCTGGAAACCTATCTGTTGACGCAAATTTCCACCCAGCACGCGCCGGACTTGATCGAACGCGTCGGTCGCCTCGCTGCGGTCGGTCAGGCCTCGGTCGTCTCCGGCCAGTTCACCCTGCAAAGCCGTCTGCAATTACGCGACCTGCGCAGCCGTATCGGCGACGCTCGCGAACAACTGGTCAAAACCGCCACGCTGCTGGAAGCACGCCTGCCGAAAGATCAGCAGAGCTGGGCCAGCCAATACCACGACAGCCTCAAACACCTCGACAGCGGTCTGAAGGTGCTGGATGACGGCGTGTTCGGCGGCAGCATCAACCTCAAACCGGACGACTTCGAGCGCAGCCTCGACGCCTTGCTGACCGACCTCGCCGCCCTGCGCCAACAGTCATTGGTATCGCTGGATCAGCGTCTCGATGCCTACCACGGCTCGGCGATCCGCCAGTTCATCCTCGTCGCGGCGATATTCGGCTGTCTGCTGCTCGCGGCGCTGTATCTGTTCATCTGCCTGCAAGCTTCAATCCGCCGCAGTGCCAGCGGCATCACCCTGCTCGCCGAAGCCCTGCGCGATGGCAACCTGAGCCTGCAGGTGCCGGTGGTGGGGCGTGATGAGCTTGCGGCGATCAGCACTGCGCTCAACGTTGCCGTGGTGCAACTGCGCAGCAGTATGCTCGGTGTCGATCACGAGACTTCGCAATTGAGCAACGCCGTGCGCAGCCTCAACGAACACTCAAGCGGCGCCCTCAGCGAAGTCGAGGCGCAGCAGTTACAGATCAGCCAGATCGCCGCTGCTGCCACGCAATTGGCCGCGACCTCGCAAGGCGTGGCGCAGAGTTGCGAGCAGGCGTCCGGCAGCGCCCAGCACACCCGGCGCATCGCGGCTGACAGCAGCCGTGACAGCCAGCGCACCACGGCGAGTATTCAGCAGCTCAATCAGCGTTTGAATGAAACGGCTGCGGCGTTGGGTCGGGTCAGTGAACAAGGTCAGCAGATTCAATTGGTGGTCGACACCATTCGCGGCGTCGCCGAGCAAACCAACCTGTTGGCGCTCAACGCGGCCATCGAGGCTGCTCGCGCGGGTGAACAAGGTCGCGGCTTTGCCGTGGTCGCTGACGAAGTGCGCAGCCTGTCACAACGCACGCAGTCGTCCACCGCGCAGATCGCCAGCACGGTCGACAGCTTGCGCGCTACGGTCAACGAGGCCGTGAGCTTGATGGAAGCCGCTTGCGGCCAGGCGCAAACCGATGCCGAGTCGGTCACCGGTCTCGGTGAACGCCTGGGAGAAATTGCCTGCGCCGTGCAGAGCGTCACCGACACCCTCGCGCAGATCGCCACGGCGGTGGAAGAGCAAGCGAGCACCGCCGATGAGGTCAGCGGCAATATCCAGCAGGTCGATCAGGCCGCAGTGCGTTTGCTTGAAGGTGCGCGGGCGGTGAATCTGGCGGCGGACACCCTGAGCCAGGGCAGCCATGCGTTGAGCGCCAATACCGCGAGATTCCAGCTACGTTGA
- the pth gene encoding aminoacyl-tRNA hydrolase yields MTAIKLIVGLGNPGAEYEQTRHNAGALFVERIAHAQNVSLVADRKYFGLTGRYSHQGQDVRLLIPTTYMNRSGQAVAALAGFFRIKPEEILVAHDELDLPPGVAKLKQGGGHGGHNGLRDIIAQLGNQNTFYRLRLGIGHPGVASMVSNFVLGRAPRAEQEKLDASIDFALGVLPDILAGEWNRAMKNLHSQKA; encoded by the coding sequence GTGACTGCCATCAAACTGATCGTTGGCCTGGGAAATCCAGGCGCTGAATACGAACAGACCCGGCATAACGCAGGGGCCCTTTTTGTTGAGCGCATCGCCCACGCACAGAATGTGAGTCTTGTGGCCGATCGCAAATATTTCGGCCTGACCGGGCGCTATTCGCATCAGGGTCAGGATGTTCGTCTGCTGATTCCCACCACCTACATGAACCGCAGCGGCCAGGCCGTGGCGGCACTCGCCGGTTTCTTCCGCATCAAGCCTGAAGAAATCCTGGTGGCGCACGACGAACTCGATCTGCCTCCGGGCGTCGCCAAGCTCAAGCAGGGCGGCGGCCATGGCGGTCACAACGGGTTGCGCGACATCATCGCGCAACTGGGCAATCAGAATACGTTCTACCGCCTGCGGCTTGGCATCGGCCACCCGGGCGTCGCCAGTATGGTTTCAAATTTCGTCCTGGGTCGTGCGCCACGCGCCGAACAGGAAAAACTCGATGCCAGCATCGATTTTGCCCTCGGCGTGCTGCCGGATATCCTCGCCGGTGAATGGAACCGTGCGATGAAAAACCTGCACAGCCAGAAGGCCTGA
- a CDS encoding ribose-phosphate pyrophosphokinase produces the protein MSKMMVFTGNANPDLARRVVRQLHIPLGDISVGKFSDGEITAEINENVRGKDVFIIQPTCAPTNDNLMELVVMADAFRRSSATRITAVIPYFGYARQDRRPRSARVAISAKVVADMLTVVGIDRVLTVDLHADQIQGFFDIPVDNIYGSPVLVDDIEDQRFENLMIVSPDIGGVVRARAVAKSLGVDLGIIDKRREKANHSEVMHIIGDVEGRTCILVDDMVDTAGTLCHAAKALKEHGAAKVFAYCTHPVLSGRAIENIENSVLDELVVTNTIPLSAAAQACARIRQLDIAPVVAEAVRRISNEESISAMFR, from the coding sequence GTGTCCAAGATGATGGTCTTTACGGGGAACGCTAACCCCGATCTGGCTCGGCGTGTTGTACGTCAGCTGCATATCCCTCTCGGTGACATCTCTGTCGGCAAGTTTTCCGACGGCGAAATTACTGCCGAGATCAATGAAAACGTTCGCGGTAAAGACGTTTTCATTATTCAGCCGACTTGCGCTCCGACCAACGATAACCTGATGGAACTGGTAGTGATGGCTGATGCCTTCCGCCGCTCCTCGGCTACTCGTATCACTGCTGTTATTCCTTATTTTGGTTATGCCCGTCAGGATCGCCGTCCGCGTTCCGCACGTGTGGCTATCAGCGCGAAAGTCGTCGCTGACATGCTTACCGTAGTCGGCATCGACCGTGTTCTCACGGTTGATCTGCATGCTGACCAGATTCAGGGTTTCTTCGATATTCCGGTAGATAACATCTACGGCTCCCCGGTTCTGGTGGATGACATTGAAGATCAGCGCTTCGAAAACCTGATGATCGTGTCCCCGGACATTGGTGGCGTCGTGCGTGCACGTGCTGTTGCCAAGTCGCTGGGCGTGGATCTCGGGATCATCGACAAACGCCGTGAGAAAGCCAATCACTCTGAAGTGATGCATATCATCGGTGATGTCGAAGGGCGTACCTGCATTCTGGTCGATGACATGGTCGATACCGCCGGCACTCTGTGCCACGCGGCCAAGGCCCTGAAAGAGCATGGCGCAGCCAAGGTCTTTGCCTACTGCACACACCCTGTGCTGTCGGGTCGGGCCATCGAGAATATCGAAAATTCCGTGCTGGACGAGCTGGTGGTGACTAACACCATCCCGCTGTCCGCTGCCGCACAAGCCTGTGCACGTATCCGTCAACTGGATATCGCACCGGTTGTTGCCGAAGCGGTTCGCCGCATCAGCAACGAAGAATCGATCAGCGCGATGTTCCGTTAA
- a CDS encoding helix-turn-helix domain-containing protein, translated as MFFSGWISDEKDESVAIQLYFQSAIVMSISNEDRDFLVAMGSRIAHLRTVHEITQTRFARALGLSRQTFQGYEEGTRSMPVTTLVKMAFALRVPVEDLLGVPSYTEKPRRSLTSTWYRRLQSINELSKVQQKVIAQMLDALIAQAATKTSDEEGDALK; from the coding sequence TTGTTTTTTTCAGGATGGATTTCAGATGAAAAGGATGAGTCCGTTGCCATTCAACTCTATTTTCAGTCGGCCATTGTCATGAGCATTTCCAATGAGGATCGCGATTTTCTGGTGGCGATGGGCAGTCGCATTGCTCACTTACGCACAGTGCACGAGATTACACAGACGCGGTTTGCACGGGCTTTAGGTCTTTCCCGGCAGACCTTTCAGGGTTACGAGGAGGGCACGCGCAGCATGCCGGTCACGACACTGGTGAAGATGGCATTTGCGCTTCGCGTGCCTGTTGAAGACCTGCTCGGGGTTCCCTCGTACACGGAGAAGCCAAGACGCAGCTTGACCTCGACGTGGTATCGACGGCTGCAGTCCATCAATGAGCTTTCGAAGGTTCAACAGAAGGTTATTGCGCAGATGCTCGACGCCCTGATCGCACAGGCAGCGACCAAAACAAGCGACGAAGAGGGGGATGCTTTGAAGTAG